The nucleotide sequence TTGGATCCTTAAGTGGGAAGGGGATTTCCTCCAATGAAAATCCCCTTCCAGAATTATCGAATCGGGAACGGGAAATGTCTACTTGTATTTCTATAAGCCCACTATCCAGAAGATTTTCCAATTGGGCTTCAGTGGTAACAAGAAACTTGTTTAGAAGAAACGGATGACTTAACCACAAGCTCGGCAGTATAACAAACGCGCCGAGCGTTACCTCTTCAATTTTTACAACTTTTATACTCATCTAGTGCTGCTCATTGAAAATCTAAGATCGGACGTAAATATAGCTCGCCTCATAATAAATTCTCGGAGAGTTTCAGCTAAACTAGCACCAATATTTATACTAGCTTTATTACTGCACCAACTCAACGTATTATGCGGCTGCCCGATTTGGGGCCAACATCATTACGAAGGTTTCGAATAAGTCGCGGCTAAAGAAGGTCGGCATTTCGTTTCTCATAAGCTCTAACGCCTGGAATGCAGGCATTGGCTGCTTATAGGACCGTTGGGAGGTGAGAGCATCAAAAACGTCGGCGATACAGCAGATTCGAGCGTAATCATGGATTTCTTCGCCCACTAATCCAAACGGATAACCGGAACCGTCATCACGTTCATGATGCTGCATTATGATAAAACTACAATCATCCGTCAAATACCCTGTCTCTTTAAGCATTCGATTGCCTTCACTTGGATGCTTGCGAATAATATCCCACTCCTCAGGCAGTAATTTGCCTGGTTTCTGGATTATATTAATATCAATATTTATTTTGCCCAGATCGTGAAGAAAGAAACCGGCCCCGAGTTCCTTCTGGTCATGTTTAATGCTTTTTTTGTAAATTCTATTTGCCAGCATCATCGCGTAAATACCAACGTTCACCGAATGCGTAAATGTGCTTGGATCATGTGAGAAAACTCTGACTAGGTAGGACGATGTTTCTTCATCCTCAAGCACCATGTTGACCATTTCTCCCACAGCTTCCTTCACCTCTCCAATCGAATCCGCAGTCGGGCACGAAAAGAGAGCATTCATCA is from bacterium and encodes:
- a CDS encoding HD domain-containing phosphohydrolase, encoding MSIEVVKIEEVKLGAYVILPRSWLSHPFLLNKFLVTTVAQLETLQNSGLTEIQVDLSRSRFDNSDKDISGEAIPSPLKDPKTEARSLRNVLHLPIRRPQSRATAVYNQASAMMNALFSCPTADSIGEVKEAVGEMVNMVLEDEETSSYLVRVFSHDPSTFTHSVNVGIYAMMLANRIYKKSIKHDQKELGAGFFLHDLGKINIDINIIQKPGKLLPEEWDIIRKHPSEGNRMLKETGYLTDDCSFIIMQHHERDDGSGYPFGLVGEEIHDYARICCIADVFDALTSQRSYKQPMPAFQALELMRNEMPTFFSRDLFETFVMMLAPNRAAA